One Apostichopus japonicus isolate 1M-3 chromosome 7, ASM3797524v1, whole genome shotgun sequence genomic region harbors:
- the LOC139969358 gene encoding 52 kDa repressor of the inhibitor of the protein kinase-like: MLSLPDSDSKLYYISPFQIESYIVSSMGKRTRGKQRGQQDIFQAFQRGKRTGRRCLASGSSHQGDFADGGKQCVGMSLRFLVDRCLGVIDDVSFTTEDVDHVLYSGDQLYRQIAEERDVQYLLVEEIPDVITVDNERLDITKHQPYSGTLEVTESNNESLVYAFPEALANAVERSQYLFVTIGSSPGYTSAFFYKGDGTFLCFDSHSRNSSGESSPSGRAVIMKIESLEAAVSYTKDLAKSLNQTTACFEITPTGISRSLIQSPDRRDADDHPMRQHNSPVSANSTPGSRNEEGLSSEEDSVLGENQTSDESDGSQSPPKRSRPTLEESDAEGMADPTDNMEPSQHDSNTADEDREDPDVGVRSSMYDISQCVGKRVNDDSKYKLIKDRIPPASYIFPCKEYPDKAKKSGVRKRSCQHKWFTQFEYITYSLKESGLYCLACVLFSVENRTSGRAQFLINKPYTNWKDALSDLKKHSVCEYHKTSAALMESFVSTTQNEASRVDLMLNARKMEQIAKNRDVLRSILRCVEYCGRHGIAMRGHAGEDAFGYSGNFNGLLRLCIESGDKTLEAHFETCARSATYSSKTTQNELLNCIKEFIQQHIIKEINAQHHGPLFGIQADEVTDVSNKEQLGLVLRYLVNDKPVERIVEFIECENITGLALAKQILDKIDGIGLSMNECRSQSYDGAGNMAGLRRGCASRISNLHPKAVYYYCMSHDLNLAVSKSCNLPEMQVMLDAVKQVGLFFRYSPKKQTCLEASIDKINRERRESSAVPDQGAGLINKRKVKMLCETRWVERHTALQDLDDMFEAVIDCLASISSGDGNWDTKSVTEANGLLIHLTSPKLIVAFKVNLHFSGYLKSLSLLLQGPTQDIITAHEKVKLVLDEFKDVRATSEDKFREVWQNAQTLAGKEYVQVELSMPRRCGRQTMRSNIEANSPEDYWRKAIFITYLDHLISEFNSRFTHASKVAARSLSLLPAHIHNLNDEEMSDIHQFYAADMPSPNTFTHEINLWKREWRSTIEDRPKDIEETLNRMNKSFYPNITQILRLLLMLPVSSASVERSHSALKLIKNKLRSTMENERLNALVLLYVHKSIKLDYDIIIDMYARRNTRRMMLCNPLAD, from the exons ATGCTTTCATTGCCTGATTCTGATTCGAAACTGTATTATATATCTCCATTTCAGATTGAGTCCTATATAGTAAGCAGCATGGGAAAGAGAACGAGAGGAAAACAACGTGGGCAGCAGGATATTTTCCAAGCATTCCAGAGGGGGAAGAG GACTGGTCGACGCTGTCTTGCTAGTGGTTCTTCACATCAAGGTGATTTCGCGGACGGTGGAAAACAATGTGTGGGCATGTCTCTACGATTTCTCGTGGATCGCTGTCTCGGTGTTATCGATGATGTCAGTTTCACGACAGAGGATGTTGATCACGTACTCTACAGCGGTGATCAACTATATAGACAAATAGCAGAGGAGAGGGATGTCCAGTATTTATTAGTTGAGGAAATCCCCGATGTCATCACTGTGGACAATGAGCGTCTGGATATAACAAAGCACCAGCCATACTCAGGAACACTTGAGGTCACCGAATCCAACAACGAATCACTGGTTTATGCTTTTCCGGAGGCGCTTGCAAATGCTGTGGAACGTAGTCAATATTTATTTGTGACTATTGGCAGCTCACCAGGATACACCAGCGCTTTCTTTTACAAGGGTGATGGTACATTTCTGTGCTTCGATTCACACTCTCGTAATTCATCTGGAGAGAGTAGTCCCAGTGGTAGAGCTGTTATCATGAAAATTGAATCTTTGGAAGCAGCTGTTTCCTACACCAAGGATCTAGCCAAGTCTCTCAACCAAACTACGGCATGTTTCGAGATAACCCCAACTGGAATTTCCAGAAG CTTGATACAGTCTCCTGACAGGAGAGATGCTGACGACCATCCCATGAGACAACACAACTCACCAGTATCAGCTAATTCAACACCAGGTAGCCGCAATGAGGAGGGGCTATCCTCGGAGGAAGATAGCGTCTTGGGAGAAAACCAAACCTCCGATGAAAGTGATGGTAGTCAATCACCTCCGAAACGAAGTAGACCAA CATTGGAAGAATCTGATGCAGAGGGAATGGCAGATCCTACTGACAACATGGAACCCAGCCAACATGACAGTAATACAGCTGATGAGGATCGAGAAGACCCAGATGTTGGTGTCCGTTCGTCCATGTACGACATTAGCCAATGTGTGGGAAAGAGAGTTAATGACGATAGCAAGTACAAGCTAATTAAGGACAGAATTCCTCCCGCATCCTATATATTCCCATGTAAAGAGTATCCAGATAAAGCAAAGAAATCCGGAGTGAGGAAACGGTCGTGCCAACACAAATGGTTTACACAGTTTGAATACATCACTTATTCGTTGAAAGAAAGTGGTCTCTACTGTCTGGCATGTGTCCTGTTTTCTGTTGAAAATCGTACCAGTGGCCGTGCCCAGTTCCTCATCAACAAACCTTATACCAACTGGAAGGATGCACTATCTGATTTGAAGAAACATTCGGTGTGTGAATATCACAAAACCTCAGCAGCTCTGATGGAGAGTTTCGTTAGCACAACCCAAAACGAGGCCAGTCGTGTTGACCTGATGCTGAATGCACGTAAAATGGAACAAATTGCAAAGAACAGAGATGTTCTCAGATCTATTCTACGGTGCGTGGAATACTGTGGTCGTCATGGTATTGCTATGCGAGGTCATGCCGGGGAGGATGCATTTGGATATAGTGGAAATTTCAATGGCCTCCTTCGGCTTTGTATCGAATCAGGAGACAAAACACTAGAAGCACATTTTGAAACGTGCGCGAGGAGTGCTACGTATTCTTCAAAAACCACCCAAAATGAATTATTGAACTGCATCAAGGAATTCATTCAGCAGCATATCATCAAAGAAATCAACGCGCAACACCATGGCCCCTTGTTCGGTATTCAGGCAGATGAGGTAACAGATGTCAGTAATAAAGAACAGCTTGGGTTAGTCTTACGTTACCTAGTCAATGACAAGCCTGTTGAGCGAATTGTTGAATTTATCGAGTGTGAGAATATCACAGGATTGGCCCTTGCTAAACAGATTCTTGATAAGATTGACGGAATCGGCCTGAGCATGAATGAATGCCGCTCGCAGTCTTATGATGGTGCCGGAAACATGGCTGGTTTGAGACGTGGATGTGCCTCCAGAATTTCGAACTTGCACCCCAAAGCTGTGTACTACTACTGCATGAGCCACGACTTGAACCTTGCTGTATCAAAGTCGTGTAATTTGCCAGAGATGCAAGTAATGCTTGACGCGGTCAAACAGGTCGGCTTGTTTTTTAGATATTCCCCTAAGAAGCAAACGTGTCTGGAGGCCTCAATTGACAAAATAAACCGTGAACGTCGAGAATCATCAGCAGTACCTGATCAGGGAGCAGGCTTGATAAACAAGCGCAAGGTGAAGATGTTGTGTGAGACACGCTGGGTGGAACGCCATACTGCACTCCAAGACCTAGATGACATGTTCGAGGCTGTGATTGATTGTTTGGCATCAATTTCATCTGGGGATGGCAACTGGGACACCAAATCAGTGACGGAGGCTAATGGACTGCTCATCCATTTGACAAGTCCCAAGTTAATCGTAGCGTTCAAAGTAAACCTTCATTTTTCAGGATACCTAAAATCACTGAGCCTACTTCTACAGGGTCCGACGCAGGACATAATAACAGCGCACGAGAAAGTCAAACTTGTGCTCGATGAGTTTAAGGATGTTAGAGCAACATCCGAGGATAAATTCAGAGAGGTCTGGCAAAACGCACAAACTCTAGCGGGGAAGGAATATGTTCAAGTTGAACTATCTATGCCTAGGAGATGTGGTCGGCAAACCATGCGCTCCAATATCGAAGCCAACTCTCCTGAAGATTACTGGAGGAAAGCTATTTTCATAACATACCTAGACCACTTAATCTCAGAATTCAACTCCAGATTCACGCATGCCAGTAAAGTGGCAGCTAGATCTCTCAGCCTACTACCCGCACACATACACAATCTTAATGATGAGGAGATGTCCGATATTCACCAGTTCTATGCTGCAGACATGCCCTCTCCAAATACCTTCACCCATGAGATCAACCTGTGGAAGAGAGAATGGCGTAGTACCATCGAAGACAGGCCGAAGGATATAGAGGAAACTCTGAACCGTATGAATAAATCATTCTACCCCAACATCACTCAAATCTTGAGGCTCCTGCTAATGTTACCAGTGTCATCTGCATCTGTAGAAAGAAGCCACTCGGCATTGAAGTTAATCAAAAACAAACTAAGGTCAACAATGGAGAACGAACGGCTGAATGCTCTGGTGTTGTTATACGTACACAAGTCAATAAAGCTTGACTACGACATTATAATTGACATGTATGCAAGGAGGAATACCAGACGAATGATGCTTTGCAACCCACTTGCAGACTGA